The genomic window TGGGCGAAGCTGCACCCACGGGATCGGCGCGGCGACGCAGCGCCCGGCCAACACAACAGCGTGCGGTCGGATCACCTGCTATCGGGCATCACACCCCGGAAAAGATTGGTGACCAAGTTGTCAACGAATTCCTCGGTCAGCGGTTCGTCGGGGAGCAGCAAACGGTGATAACACGCACCCCACAGTTGGTCGACGACACTCTGTGTGTCGAGGTCTGAGCGTAGCTGTCCGCGAGCCTTGGCGCGGTCCATCGCTGCTACGGCCAGCAGTCGTCGGGGCGACGAATAACGTTGCAGGTAAGCTGCTTTCAGCTCGGGGTCGGACTGCGCTTGTCCGATGAGTTCGGCGATCACGCGTCCGGCCGGGGAGTCGCTGATGACGCGAACGAACCTGTGCATTTGCGCCCGCAGGTCTTCCTCGATAGCGCCGGTGTCGGCGAAGGCCAACTCCGGCTCTACTGTGGCGAAATAGCTGTCTAGCGCCAGTGCGCCCTTCGTCGGCCACCACTTGTAGATCGTCATCTTGCTGGCACCCGAGCGGCCGGCCACCTTTTCCATTGTGAAACCGGCCATGCCCTCCTCGAATAGCAACGCGCCGGCCGCCGCCAAGATCTCGCGGCGAACCTGCTCACTGGGACGACGTCCCCGGCCTCGCCGGGGTGGCACTGGTTGACTCATCGACCTCCTTTCCGGATATAGTATATGTACGCACCGTACATATCAATAGGAGGGTGACATGACAAGGGTGGCGATGGTTACCGGAGCTTCGGGCGGCATCGGCCGTGCGGTATGCGTGCAGCTGGCCCGGGCGGGAATGGCGGTGGCCGTGCACTACGCCGGCAATCGCGACAGCGCGCAGCAGACCGCAGATCAGATCGTCGGCGCGGGAGGCCGCGCCATGGTGGTGTCAGCAGATGTCGCCGACGAGGCGCAGGTCGCCGACATGTTCGATCAAGTGGAAGCGGAATTCGGTGGCGTCGACGTGGTGGTTAACACCGCCGGCATCATGCTGGTGAAACCGTTGCTGGAGTTGAACTTCGACGATTTCGACCGGATGCACCGCACCAACGTGCGAGGTACTTTCGTAGTCAGTCAGCAGGCCGCGCGTCGCGTGCGAGCGGGCGGCGCCATCATCAACTTCTCGTCGTCGGTGGTCAAAATCGCCTTGACCGGCTACGCGGCCTACGCCGCGACCAAGGGCGCCGTGGACGCCATGACACTGATTCTTGCCAAGGAGTTGCGCGGCCGCGATATCACCGTCAACGCCGTCGCCCCCGGACCGACCGCCACACCGCTCTTCCTCGATGGCAAGCCGCAGGAGGCCATCGAGCGCCTCAAATCGATGCCGCCAATGGAGCGACTGGCAGAGGCCGGCGACATCGCCGATGTCGTTGCCTTCCTTGCCGGTCCTGGCCGTTGGGTCAACGGACAGGTGATCTACGCCAACGGCGGGGTGGTCTGAGGAAATGCCGCCCTCTGCTATTCGCGATCTGGTCGGCAAAGTGTGACCCTTTGCTGTCCCCTGCCTGTGCTGAGGCAGGCGGCAGGAGGGACAGCGGGAATGTCGCACATGAGACGAAGAAGCGACCTGTTGATTGCGAATGCCTCTGTCCCACAACACCTGAGGGGATGGTACCGGCGGAAATGTTGTGTCTCAACGAGTTTCATCCGGGGCGACCAAGACGTTCATAGTAGTGGCATCGGCTGACCGCTACGCCGACGGTACGCCCCCGCTAGCTGTCACGGCTCGAGCAACCGGCGCGCACGATCATCTCTGGACGCAACAGCGTCCGGCCAGCCCGGTCACGATGCTCCTGTCTGTCGAAGCGGCGCAATCCTGCCCTCTTGGCGGCGAGGGACTGCGGTCCGCTTCATTCGATCACGACAATCCGCCGCCAGGAAGCGTGTTGGCCGATCTGACCGGCGCGGCGTTCAGGGAATCGTAGTGAGACAATGAGCGGACAACACCAATAATCGGCGCCTACCGCCTGGAGTTCTCAAGATAGTGACTCGGGGACTCATCGTGGTCGGTAGTACGTCAGCGGACCGCCATCGTCGTGAAGAAGCGCAGATCGAGCATCATCACGACTGCGGGAGGGGCACATCATGGCTTTACAAACGAAGGCAAACGCGCGGGTGGTCGTGATTGTCGTCTTCGATGAAGTGACGCTCTTGGATGTCGCCGGAGCGGGCGAGGTGTTCGCCGAAGCTAACCGGGCGGGCGCCAACTATCTCATCAAGACCGCCTCGCTTGGCGGGCGCGACGTGATGACCTCGATCGGGTCGCGGTTAGGCGTCACCGACGACATTTCGTCGATCGAGTCCGCCGACACCGTGATGGTCGCGGGCGGCGACGACCTGTTCCGACGTCCGATCGATCCCTTGCTGGTGGACGCCATCAGGTCGGTGTCGGCCCGCACCCGCCGGATCGCCTCGATCTGCACCGGTTCTTTCCTGTTGGCACAAGCCGGCTTGCTCAGCGGCCGGCGAGCCACTACCCATTGGCGAGACGCACGATTGTTTGCCCGCGTGTTCGGCGACATCCGTGTGGAACCGGACGCAATCTTTGTGCGCGACGGCAACGTCTTCACTTCGGCGGGAGTGTCGGCAGGGATCGACCTTGCGCTGGCGTTGGTCGAGCAGGATCATGGCGCCGAGTTGGTTCGAGAGGTCGCCCGGTCGTTAGTGGTCTATCTCAAACGGGCGGGCGGCCAGTCGCAGTTTTCTGTGCTCGTCGAGGCCGAGCCACCGCCACAGTCGGCCCTGCGTCCCGCCACCGACGCGATCGCGGCTGACCCGGCCGACGACCATAGCGTGAACAAGCTTGCCGCCAGAGCGTGCTTGAGTACGCGCCAGTTGACCAGGCTGTTTCAATCCGAACTCGGCATGACTCCGGCCCGCTACGTCGAGATGGTGCGTATCGATGCGGCGCGAGCAGCCCTTGACGCGGGGCACACGGTCAGCGACACAGCGCGGTTGTCCGGTTTCGGCAGCACAGAAACTCTCCGCAGGGCGTTCGTGGAGAATCTCGGTGTCTCACCAAAGAACTACCGGGACAGATTCCGTACCACCACCAACCACCGGGCGGAAGACGCTGTCCTCGTCTGATGCTCGTGCGGTACCCGCGGGTCCCGTTGCACCTTGAGTTACATCAGCGGATGCATTGTTACCCCCTACCGCCGCGATGGCAAAGATACCGCGGTCTGGCTGGCTGAACCCGGTTGGTTCCCCACCTGCACGCTCCCTGACTGAAGCCGGTGCGGCGCATATTCACCCGACCAAGCCGCTAAAACCACCGCAATCACCGTCTCGTGCACTGATCACGACCGATCTTGGGTATTACTCGCTTGTCCAGCAACGGCTAATCGAGATACGCATGACAGTTCGACTGGGAGATAGACGATTAACTCCGGGGATCGCAACTTCACTGGCGACGATGAGGCCGCGCGCCTGCGTGCGGTCGAGCGCTACCAGGTACTCGACGCGCCGCCCAATCGGGTATTCGGCCGGATCGCAGGCTTGGCCGCTCACGTCTTCGACGCACCGATAGCGGTGGTGTCCGTTGTCGGTCACGATCGCATCTGGTTCATGGGCGTGCACGGGCTGGAGTCATTGCGGCAAATCCCGCGCGACGAGGGGCTGTGCGGGTCGGCCGTCGTGAGCGACACACCCTACGTGGTGTCCGACACGCTGACCGATTCCCGCACTGCCCACAATCGATTCGTCGAGGAGCGCGGTATCCGGTTTTACGCCAGCGCGCCCATCGTGAGTTTTGAAGGACACCGACTGGGTGTGGTTGCGGTGATGGACACCAAGGTCGCCACCGCTTCGGAGAAGCAGCTGAGCATCCTGCAGGACTTGGCGGCAATCGTGATGGAACAGCTGGAGCTGCGGTTGTCGTCCCTCGACGCGGTGCGGGTGGAACGGCGATTACGGGGTGCTGCCGAATATGCCCGCGACGACGCCCGCCGCGGGCGGGACGCGGCGCGCCAAGCCCGTGACGACGCACGGTTGGACCGCGACATTGCCGAGCGGGAGCGCGACCTGATCGAGCAGTACGCAACCGTCCTGCAGCGCACGCTGTTACCGCCGGCGCTGCCCGACATTCCCGGGTTGGCCCTGGCTTGCCTGTATCACCCAGCTTCCGCCCGGCAGGTCGGAGGCGACTTCTACGACGTTTTCGCCTTGGACGATCAGCGGTGGGCGTTCTTCATCGGCGACGTCGAGGGCCACGGTGCCGAAGCCGCCGTCGTGACGTCACTGATCCGCTACACACTGCGATCGGCCGCCTTGCACATAAGCGACCCCACCGAGGGGTTGGCCCAACTGAACACGGTGTTGCTGAAAGAGATGAATCCGCGGCGGTTCTGCACGGTGCTGTTCGGGACGCTGCGGTCCAGTGGTGACGGCGGTGGCTTCGAGATCACCATGGCCACCGGAGGGCATCCGCCGGCGCTGCGCTTGGACGCCGGCAGCGGTACGGCGGAGAAGATCCGGTCCAGCGGGGGAATGCTGGTGGGCGCCACCCCCAGCGCCACCTTCGACGCGTGCAGGTTGCACCTGCAGCCGGGCCAGACACTGCTGTTCTATACCGACGGGCTCATCGAAGCTCGCCACAGCCGTTTCCCCTTCGGGGAGGAGGACTTGGCTGCCTTCGCCCGTCAGCGCGCGGCGATGGGCGCCCGCGGACTCGTCGACGACCTCGCCGCGTTGATACCCAAACTCGAGCCCGACGACGATGTCGCCGTCCTGGCGATCACCGCCCGTTAGCGCTCGGCAGACGCCTGATCAACCAAGGTGGGCCGAAAGCAACCAGGCGCGCACGGATTTGCGGCCGCTCCCCTCATCGCGGATGTCGGCACCGGCGAACGCCTCGAAGTTGGCTAAGACGTTGTCCGGCACGTTGGCGTGAATCCGTGCCGGCCGGATCTCGTCGATCACCCAATATTTCGAGACGACCTCGCGCAACTCGTCCTCCGTCACCGCATTGACCGGTCCGTCGGCAGGCATGCTGCCGCGGTCGAAGACCAAGACGAAGTAGGATGCTCCGGGCGCCGCGGCGCGCACGATGGACTGCTGGTAGCCGTCACGCAACTCGACGGGCATCGAGTGAAACAGGGTGCTGTCGACGATCGTCCCGAAGCGGCTCTCTGATCCGGGCGGGTAGCTGGTGAAGGCGCTGATGTCTGCGACGGCAAAGCTGGCGTTGGAAAGCCCGCGCCTCGCGGCTTCCTCGCGCGCCAATGCCACTGCGGTGGGCGACTGATCCAGGCCAACCGTGGTGAAGCCGCGTTCGGCAAGGTACAGCGACACCGCCGCCTCGCCACAACCCGCGTCGAGTACGTCCCCGTGGAACTTGTCTGCCGCAATCAGAGCCGCAATCTCCGGTTGCGGTTCACCGATGCTCCACGGTGGGCGACTGCCCTCTCCCATCTCCGGAGCCTTGCCCTGGTAAGCGGATTCGAACATCTCTTGAGTCGGTTGCGTCATAGACCCTTGATATCAACCGGCCTGATATATGTCAAGTGGATTGATATGGCGGCCGTATGCCAAGGCCCCAATGCTCTTGTAGCAACTCCACGAACTCTGCTGCCCGTTCGTCGGGGAAAAACAGACGTCCCCCGCGGATTGTCGCGACTTTGGTAGTGCCAGGAATGAGCTCGGCAAGCCGATGTGCCCATTTGAGTCGAAAGAAGGGATCACCTGTGCCCCAAGCAATCAGGGTGGGCACGTGCAGTTGGCGAAGTTGAGGTGTGACGGCCGCTAGGTCGTCGGAATCGATGGATGCCAGTAAATGCGCGAATGAACGCGCCCGATCGCCGGTGCCGAGAACCGGTTGCCAATAGGCGGTGAGGATCTGCGCCGGCACCCGTTGAATATCTTGGTAACCCGCCGCTAGAAGCACACGCATCAGTCGTGGATGAGCCGCTGCCCATGGCCCCACCCGCGCAAAGATACGAGGCCACCGTGCGGTGAAGACCACCGGCTTGAACAGCGGTGGCGGAACGTTGCCTTCTGTATCACAGTTGGTTAAGGTCAATGTTGCCAACCTGTTTCGCAGGCGCGTTGCGGCTATCTGAGCCACCGCACCGCCGGTGTCATTGCCAATCAAATCAATCTGATCAAGCTTCAAGTGATCACACAGCTCGATCACGCGATTAGCCAGAGCTGTGAGCGAGACATCGGCCTCAATGGTGGCTGCAGGCGTATGTCCATGACCAGGCAGGTCCATGGCGATACAACGACGGTCCGCCGAAGCGACGGCGGAGATGACGTTTCGCCATAGCAAGCTATTGGTGACAACACCATGAATGAAAACGGCAGTTCGGCCGCGGCCGACGTCAAGGTAGCTCACCGGTCCCGACGAGATGGTGGCGAACTGGCGATGTAGATCGAGGGTGTTGACGTCCATCGGGGTCAGCTCCTCTGCGATGGCGGATACTCAAGGACTGTCACATACCCGGAGTATGTGACCTACGGATGACTATGCTCAGGGCCGTGGACGCTGTCAAGACCCGCCGCGAGGAATACGCCGAACAAACCCGTCAAGCGTTGTTAGCCGCCGCCGCATCCGCGTTTGCCCAGGACGGCTTCGCGGCGACCTCGATCGCCGACATCGCCGCAGCCGTGAGAGTCACCAAAGGCGCGGTCTACCACCACTTCTCGGATAAGCGCGCATTGTTCGAAGAGGTGCTGAGACAATGCGACGAGGAGGCGCAAAGCAAAGTGCTGGCAGCCGTCGCCAAGCATCCAGACGATTTGTGGCGTGGCGCGCTGGCCGCGCTCGAAGTCACCCTCGATGCATGTGTCGACCCAGTAGTCGGCCGACTCATCTATGTGGAAGGTCCCGTCGCGCTCGGGTGGAAGCGGTGGCGGGAATGCGAAGACCAATACACCTATGCCAACATCCGCACGCTGCTCAACAGCGCCATCGAGACCAAGATCTTCCCGTCCGACGTACCTGTGGACGCCATGGCGCAACTTATGACGGGAATGATCACCCATGCTGGCGTTGCTCTCGCCGAAGCGTCACCGGCGAAACGAAAAATCCTCCGCCGGGACGTCTACACCGCCATCCAGCAACTGTTGGATGGCTTGAGAAGACGGTGAGGCGGTCGCTGGACGCCGCTACTGAAACGGCGCGTGGCTGAACGTACGATGCGATGGTTGGGGGCCGGTGGATCGGTTGCCGGTCCGGGAAGGGAGCAGCGGGTGTCATCACTTGGTTCGGCGCGCAGCGAAGGGGACACCTGGGATCTGGCATCCAGTGTGGGAGCGACCGCAACGATGGTCGCCTCCGCCCGGGCGTTGGCATCTCGTGACCCAGATCCGCTGCTCGACGACCGGTTCGCCGAACCGCTGGTAAGAGCGGTCGGGCATCCATTCTTCACGCGCATGCTCGACGGGGAGATCCCGTTCGACACCGACGAAGAAGTGCCGATTACGCTGCAGCAGCGGCGCGAGCAGATCGCGGTGCGCACCAGGTTCTTCGACGACTTCTTCCGCACCGCTACCAATGACGGTCTACGACAGGCCGTTATCTTGGCTTCCGGACTCGACGCGCGCGCCTACCGGCTGTCCTGGCCCGCGGGCACCGTGGTGTTCGAGGTGGACCAGCCCGAGGTCATCGCCTTCAAAAGCACCACGCTGGCCCAAATCGGCGCCGAAGCCACCACCGAACGCCGGGCGGTGGGGATTGACCTGCGCGAGGACTGGCCGCAGGCGTTGCGAGACAATTTCTTTGACACCACCGCGCCGACCGCCTGGATCGCCGAAGGACTGCTGCCCTACCTTCCGCCGGACGCCCAAGACCGGCTGCTGGACAACATCACCGCACTCAGTGCACCGGGAAGCCGGTTGGCCACCGAGAACATCACGGACATGAGCGTGTTCACCGACGAGCGAGCCCGCGCGATGCGCACCGCCTGGCGCAAGCACGGCCTGGATATCGACGTTGCGGACTTGGTGTGGGCGGGTCCGCGCCGCCCAGCCGCCGAACACCTGGCTGCCACCGGTTGGACCGTCACCGAATACGCCACCGAACAGCTGTATGACGAGCACGGCTTCGTACTACCGGATAACGAGGTCCTTGCCGAATTCCGTCACGCGGTCAGCTATATCAGCGCCCAATTGGGTTGAGTCGCTTACGCGGCGCGTCGGTATTCGACCGGGCTCCGATTGGTCAGAGCGCGCAGTGGTTCCCACCGGAACATGCCGGCGCCTTGTGCGTAGGACAGGTGACCTCCCAGCGCGCCGCCGACGCTGATCGCGGTCAAGCCCAACAGGGTGAAGGCGCGAGCCGCCCCTAACCGATCACGGCGATAGGCCCGGTGCGCCAACCAGAACAAGACCACACCGACGAAGTTCGACCCGGCGTGCACCAGTCCTACCCGCTGCTGTCGTCGGTTGAGCAAGGCGTAGTCAGCCCACCCCGCCACGATGGTGGGCGGGGCAGCGGCCAGGCCGACCGCCAAAAGTCGGCGCGCTGTGGTCGCGTCTTTGAAGACGATGTCGAAGACCGCCGACGTCATCCATGTGCCGATCGGAACCGTGATCAACAGCGGGTGCACCGGATGGCCGAGCCACGATCCGCGCAGGGCCTTGGCCACGCGGCCGCCGCCAATCAGTCGTGCGGCAATGCGGGAGGCGGCACCGGCGGGCGCGTCGAGGACCTCGACTTCTTCAACGCTGCCGAGGGCGTCATGCAGGTTCATAGCCGATATCTACCCCGTTGCCCGAAATTGAATCGGCGGCTTCTGCCACCGCAGCGCCAGGGCAGTGGCGATCAGCGCCGCTGATCCTGCTGCAGCAGTCGTCAGTTCCCAGCCGTCCCGAACCGAAGTCATGGTGACGCGAGGTTGGTAAAGCACGGTCAGGACGGCGGTGCCGAGAACCGTTCCCAGTTGACGGGCGGTGTTCGTAAGCGCTGACCCGGCGCCCCATTGGTGAGCCGGTAGCGCGCGGCCGCTGACAGCTGACAGGCTGGGCATGACAAGGCCGACGCCGACGCCGGTGCACAGTTGGCCGGGTAAGTAGTCGGCCAGATAATGCGGTTCAAGGCTCACCCGACAGAGCCACACCATGACGCCGACGGCGTATATCACCGCTCCGCCCGCGGCGACGAAGCCGACGCCGTAGCGATTGATCAGTCGGCCGGTGATCGTCAGCGAAACCAGCACTACCACAACGGGTCCCGGGGACAGGCACAAACCTGCGATCACCGGCCTCTGGTGCCAGATGTCGGTGAACAGCATGACGCTGCCCAGCAGCATCGCGCCGAAGGCCGCAGCGAACAAAAACAACGCCACACTGCTGGACCACATCGGTAGGACTCGCACGGCTGCAAGGTCGATGGCAGGGGTGTGGTGCCGGCGGGAACGCCAGACGGTCACAGTGATCGCAGCAACGGCCAGTGCGGCCGCGCAATAAACTTTTACCACCGACCCGGCGGCGGGTAGCTCAACCAAGGCCCATACCAACGCTGCGATCCCGATGACCAAGCTCAGCGCGCCGAACACATCGGGCACCCCGGTGCCGGTGTTGTCGGTTCTGACCAGAACCCAGGGGCCGACTGCCAGCGCAAGCAGCCCAAAAGGGATATTGACCAGAAAAATCCACCGCCACGACAGGTCGACGAGGACGCCACCAATTGGTGGTCCCAACGCGGCCGCCATGGCGCCGGCTGCCGACCAAGTGCTCACCGCCACTGCCCGCCGTGCGGCCGGGACGGATGCCATCAACAGGGCCAGGGAGCTCGGCATGAGCATCGCCGCGCCGACGGCCTGAACGACGCGGGAGGCGACCAACATCGCGAACGACACCGCGCACCCGCACGCTACGGATCCGGCCATGAACAGCGCCAGCCCCCAGAGGAACAACCGGCGGTGTCCGTAGCGATCTCCGAGTCGACCGGCCGGGTTGAGGAAGGCGGCAAAGACCACGGTGTAGCCATTGAGGATCCACGACATGGCACTGAGGTCGGTGTTGCCGAACGCCACCCGCATCTCGGGGAAGGCGATGTTGACGATGAACAGGTCCAGACTGGCCAAGAAAGCCGCCACGGAGACGACGAAGACGGTCGACGTCGTTCGCGTCGCCCAAACATGCGTCGCCGTCACAAGAACCCCCTCTTGGCCCACGGTTTGCTGAATATATCGAACTATACCCAGCTGTGTATCGAAGGCGGCGCGGCCGGCATTGCGGCGACCATGGGCAGCGCCAACACTGGTCGCATGCTTCTGCCGTCAGCCCAGGCCCCGAAGAGACGACATCTCGCGCTGCTGGCCGTTGCGGTCGCGGTCGTGATCGGATCATGCCGATCGGAAGACCAAGGTGGACAAGACGATTTGCGTCGAATCTCCCACGCCGGCGTGGTGCGCGTCTGTAGCACCGGCGACTACCTGCCGTTCACCTATCGTGATATCCGCGGTCAATGGAGCGGATTGGATATCGACATGGCTGCCGATATGGCCCGCCGTCTCGCCGTCACACTCGAGATCGTGGCGACCACCTGGTCGGCTGTGCTGCAGGATCTGGGCAAGCGTTGCGACGTGGCGATGGGCGGAATCACCATTACTGCCGACCGTGCGCGGGATGCGCTGTATTCGCGGCCGTACCTGCGCGACGGCAAGGCCGCGATCGCGCGTTGTGTTGACCGGTCGAAGTACCGGTCGCTCAACGACATCGACCGGACCGGGGTACGCGTCATCGTCAACCCCGATGGCACGAACGCGCAGTTCGATCGCGCGAACCTGCAGCACGCGACAGTCATCGATTACCCCGACAACAATACGATCTTCGAGCAGATCATCACGGGTCGAGCCGATGTGATGATCACCGACGGCAGTGAAATCCGTTACCAGACAACCCAGCATCCCCAGCTGTGCGCCGGCGACCTCGACCACCCGTTCAATACCATCCAGAAGGCCTACTTAATTCCGTTGAGCGCGAAGCAGACTCAGGAGTGGGTCAATCAATGGCTCACCATCGCCGACAACGACGGCACCTACGCGGCAATCAGCCGAAAATGGTTGGGGCGAGATGTCGGGCCATGAGCGCGGAATCGCCATCCCGCGACAGCACTTTCCCTCATTTCGGTTCCCTTATTTCGTGCAACACGCAGACCCGGACCGGGTCGCGTTTGCCTTTGACCTTCACCCAGCCGTGCTCGCTCACCCGGGCGGCATCACCGAGCGCAGCCACTGTTCCGGGTCCGATGACCACTTCGCCTGCCGGGGCCAGGCTCTGCAGCCGCGCCGCCAGGTTGGTGGTGTCACCGATGGCGGTGAAGTTGCGCATCTCTGCGGCACCGATGTTGCCCACCACGGCTGGACCGGTGTTGATCCCTACCCGGAAACGCGGCCAGTCGGGGTGGCCGGCGGCGACTTGCTCAACCACATGGTGCAATGCGAGCCCGGCGCACGCGGCCAGTCTCGCGTGGTCGGGCTGGCGTACCGGCGCGCCCCAGATCGCCATCACAGCGTCCCCGACGAACTGTGTGACGGTGCCGCCACTGTCGAGAATGACCGGGACGATGGCGCCGTAGTAGGTATTGAGCATGGTGACAACCTGCTCGGGAGAGTGCGCTTCGGTGAATGCGGTGAAGCCCCGCAGGTCAGCCATCAGGACGGTCACATCGGTGATCGCGCCGCCCAGCCCCGCCTGATCCGGGTCGGCAAGCAGCGCGGTCGCCACCGCGGGCGACATGTAACTGCGAAATAGTCCGTCGAGGTGACGGTAAAGGCGAGCATTCTCCAACGCGATCGACGATTGGGTAGCGAACGAGCGCAGCAGAGCGACATCCGCGTCGGCGAAGGTCCCGCCCGGCCGTCGGGCTGTGATCACTCCTGCGACTTGGCCTTTGACCATCAGGGGAAGCTGCAGGGCGTCGGCTTGCTCCGCGGGATCCGCTTTGAGATCCGAGTCGCAGGCCTGACCGGCAGCGTCGTCCTGGAAGCGCAGCTCTCCGGCGTGTAACAGGCCCAGTCGAATCTCGTCGTCGGGGAAGGCCTCGGTGACGGCAGCCATCACCCCTTCCAGCAGAGCATCCTCGTCCTGAATGACGCTGGATTCCCGGCCGACGGCGACTAGCCTGCCCAGCTTGCGTACCCGCTCGCGTTCGGCACCGAGCGCTTCGGCGCTGCGTTTGAGAACGGCGACCTGCTGTTCGGTCAACCCGAATCGTTCGGCGAGGCCTCCGGTGACCGCACCTGGCGGCACCCGCTCGCCACGTTCGCGGCGTTGCAGCATATCGACCATCGCCTCCAGGGCCGCGGCGTAATCGCGGCGCAACTCCGCGATGGTCTGCCGGGTGGCAAGTGCATCGAACAACCCCCGTGCCGAACCTTCCCGGTGGAATTGGACCCGCGCGCTGTAGGCGATGAAGCAGAAGGCGGTCGTCATGAGTAAGTGCCATAGCCACCACGACGCATGCCAGCTCATCCCCAGTGCCAATGCCACTGACGCCTCTGCCAGCAAGACGAACGACGTGAGGACCGACATGACGACCACAGCCGGACGCCGACGATAGATCGGGAAATACGCAAGAGCGGCCAGTGCGAATAGCACGCATCCCGCCATGGCCGCGTCCTGTTCGACGCTTTCCACCAGGTCTTGGTCCGGGAGCCGGTCGAGCAGTCCCAGACAGACGACCACCGCGCAACACACCATCAGTGCCGCGATCAAAACGGACAGCGGCCGGCGCAACGACCACAGCCGGGCGTTTCTTTCGGGGCTGAAGGTGATCGCGGAGGCCAGCGCGACGATCCCGGCCAACACCAGGCCCATCCGCGTCGGAAGCATGAACTCCGCGTCCGACGTGTCCAGCAGCACCCCGGGTGTGAACAGCGCATGCACACCGAAGAAGCCGGCGGTGGTCACGAAGACCAGGGACACCAACCACAGGCGCGCGTCGTCACGAGCCCGGGCCGCCCGTGCGATCGAGGCACCCAACCCCACACTCACTGCTGCGGCCGATAACACCAGCACGAAGTGCGCCCCCCGGTTGTCCCAGGCCAGATCGACTTTGGGTCGGGCCAGCAGCAACCAGAGCGCCAGCATCGGCAGCGCCATGTGCATCAGCCAGTTCGCGGTCCGCAGCGCCGACCCGCGGTGTGTAATCACGCCGCTCATCCTCGGAGAGTTATGCCGCAAGTTCACAATCCGACTTGCCGCCCGCACAGAAGAAGCAACATCACCTAGTTCAACACATCGCGGTCGATCAAGTATTTGCGAGTGCGGCAACGGCCTACATCGTGCGCTAAGTGTCCACCGTGGCTCCCGCCGAACCCGCGGCACCTTCGAAAGCCTCGCGCCACACCGGAATCGGGTTGAATCAAGTGCGTAACCGCCCGCCGGAGAGACTGAAAAGTTGAGCGGCATTGTGAAAAAGGACCTGCCGCAGCCAATCGTCGTCGATGCCGGGCAACCGCGTAAGGACGCGTATGGCGTCGACAAAGCCATACGGGATGTTGGGGAAGTCGCTGCCGAACAGGATGCGGTCGCCGTGGTCGCGCAACCGGGCGTATTGCGACTGTGGGAAGGGCATGGTCTCCTCCACAAAGGGAGTGAACGCCATAGTCGTGTCGAGTCGGACGTCGCGATAGCGGTCCACCAAATCGAGGAACTCGGTGTACTCCGGCATGCCCATGTGCGCGACGACCAAGCGGAGTCGGGGATGGCGCTTGAGGAGAGCGGCGACTGGCGCAGGTCCGGTGTGTTCACCCGGCGCGGGCCCAGAACCACAGTGGATGACGACGGGAACTCCCGCGTCCTCGATCGCGCCCCAGGCGGAATCGAGTAGCGGGTCGGTAGGGTCATAGCGGCCAACTTGTATGTGCGACTTGAACACTCGTGCGCCCTCGTCGAGTGCTCGCCGGACGTAGGCTTCGA from Mycobacterium kubicae includes these protein-coding regions:
- a CDS encoding adenylate/guanylate cyclase domain-containing protein is translated as MITHRGSALRTANWLMHMALPMLALWLLLARPKVDLAWDNRGAHFVLVLSAAAVSVGLGASIARAARARDDARLWLVSLVFVTTAGFFGVHALFTPGVLLDTSDAEFMLPTRMGLVLAGIVALASAITFSPERNARLWSLRRPLSVLIAALMVCCAVVVCLGLLDRLPDQDLVESVEQDAAMAGCVLFALAALAYFPIYRRRPAVVVMSVLTSFVLLAEASVALALGMSWHASWWLWHLLMTTAFCFIAYSARVQFHREGSARGLFDALATRQTIAELRRDYAAALEAMVDMLQRRERGERVPPGAVTGGLAERFGLTEQQVAVLKRSAEALGAERERVRKLGRLVAVGRESSVIQDEDALLEGVMAAVTEAFPDDEIRLGLLHAGELRFQDDAAGQACDSDLKADPAEQADALQLPLMVKGQVAGVITARRPGGTFADADVALLRSFATQSSIALENARLYRHLDGLFRSYMSPAVATALLADPDQAGLGGAITDVTVLMADLRGFTAFTEAHSPEQVVTMLNTYYGAIVPVILDSGGTVTQFVGDAVMAIWGAPVRQPDHARLAACAGLALHHVVEQVAAGHPDWPRFRVGINTGPAVVGNIGAAEMRNFTAIGDTTNLAARLQSLAPAGEVVIGPGTVAALGDAARVSEHGWVKVKGKRDPVRVCVLHEIREPK
- a CDS encoding amidohydrolase family protein, with amino-acid sequence MDEIESVRQIWQSLGLPGLVDVHVHFMPKPVMDKVWRYFDDAGPLVGRPWPIAYRTDEQRRLETLRGFGVRAFTSLVYPHKPEMAAWLNEWAAAFAAQTPDCLHTATLYPEPGVEAYVRRALDEGARVFKSHIQVGRYDPTDPLLDSAWGAIEDAGVPVVIHCGSGPAPGEHTGPAPVAALLKRHPRLRLVVAHMGMPEYTEFLDLVDRYRDVRLDTTMAFTPFVEETMPFPQSQYARLRDHGDRILFGSDFPNIPYGFVDAIRVLTRLPGIDDDWLRQVLFHNAAQLFSLSGGRLRT